The following coding sequences are from one Streptomyces sp. V3I7 window:
- a CDS encoding class I adenylate-forming enzyme family protein produces the protein MTGSPYAAKPWLALLSDAQRAPVEPVDSLVHALRRAAATTPDRAFVTYFDTPLGYREADELSDSVAAHLVERGLERGDRVAVLLQNSPHFVLAVLGVWKAGGIVVPVNPMYKSGEVAHVLRDGEVAGLICSDRAWESYLRETAAESPVRIVLTGCELDLQSRDDARVLGFERLPQAPDADDLVSVARRGGKAPEGRDPRPSDLALISYTSGTSGTPKGATNTHGNIMYIAERQRTGMDLPEAPVYYGLAPLFHITGMACQFAACLNSAGTLVLTYRFEPGVVLDAFAEHRPHFTVGPSTAFMALAAHPGVTPEHFSSFVNISSGGAPVPPALVEKFRAGFGPYLHNGYGLTECSGPCTSTPGQLEAPVDPASGTLAVGLPGPDTVVRILDERGEEVPLGEQGEIAVRGPQVVPGYWRRPEATAETFPGGELRTGDVGFMDAQGWVYVVDRKKDMINASGFKVWPREVEDVLYTHPEVREAAVVGVPDDYRGETVKAFISLRPGAETGPEALAAYCKERLAAYKYPRQVEILPDLPKTASGKILRRELRSRARNGQ, from the coding sequence GTGACCGGGTCGCCCTATGCGGCCAAGCCCTGGCTGGCCCTCCTCAGCGACGCCCAGCGCGCCCCGGTCGAGCCCGTCGACTCGCTCGTCCACGCCCTGCGCCGGGCGGCCGCCACCACTCCCGACCGCGCCTTCGTCACCTACTTCGACACCCCCCTCGGCTACCGCGAGGCCGACGAGCTGAGCGACTCCGTCGCCGCGCACCTCGTCGAGCGAGGCCTGGAGCGCGGCGACCGGGTCGCCGTCCTGCTGCAGAACTCCCCGCACTTCGTCCTCGCCGTGCTCGGCGTCTGGAAGGCGGGCGGCATCGTCGTCCCCGTCAACCCGATGTACAAGTCGGGGGAGGTCGCCCACGTCCTGCGGGACGGCGAGGTGGCCGGGCTGATCTGCTCCGACCGCGCGTGGGAGTCGTACCTGCGCGAGACGGCCGCCGAGTCCCCGGTGCGGATCGTGCTCACCGGCTGCGAACTGGACCTGCAGAGCCGCGACGACGCGCGCGTACTCGGCTTCGAGCGGCTGCCGCAGGCGCCCGACGCCGACGACCTCGTGAGCGTCGCCCGGCGGGGCGGCAAGGCACCGGAGGGCCGCGACCCGCGCCCGTCCGACCTCGCCCTGATCAGCTACACCTCGGGCACCAGCGGCACCCCCAAGGGCGCCACCAACACGCACGGCAACATCATGTACATCGCCGAGCGGCAGCGGACCGGGATGGACCTGCCCGAGGCGCCCGTCTACTACGGCCTCGCGCCCCTGTTCCACATCACCGGCATGGCCTGCCAGTTCGCCGCCTGCCTTAACAGCGCCGGCACCCTGGTGCTGACCTACCGCTTCGAACCCGGCGTGGTCCTCGACGCGTTCGCCGAGCACCGCCCGCACTTCACCGTCGGCCCCTCCACCGCGTTCATGGCGCTCGCCGCCCACCCGGGCGTCACCCCGGAGCACTTCTCCTCCTTCGTGAACATCTCCTCGGGCGGCGCCCCCGTACCGCCCGCCCTCGTGGAGAAGTTCCGCGCGGGCTTCGGGCCGTACCTGCACAACGGCTACGGGCTCACCGAGTGCAGCGGCCCGTGCACCAGCACGCCGGGCCAGCTGGAGGCGCCCGTCGACCCGGCCTCCGGGACCCTGGCCGTCGGCCTGCCCGGACCCGACACGGTCGTCCGCATCCTCGACGAGCGGGGCGAGGAGGTCCCGCTCGGCGAGCAGGGCGAGATCGCCGTCCGCGGCCCGCAGGTCGTGCCCGGCTACTGGCGCCGCCCCGAGGCCACCGCCGAGACCTTCCCCGGCGGCGAACTGCGCACCGGGGACGTCGGGTTCATGGACGCGCAGGGCTGGGTGTACGTCGTCGACCGCAAGAAGGACATGATCAACGCGTCCGGCTTCAAGGTCTGGCCGCGCGAGGTCGAGGACGTCCTCTACACGCACCCCGAGGTGCGCGAGGCCGCCGTCGTCGGGGTGCCCGACGACTACCGCGGGGAGACCGTCAAGGCGTTCATCAGCCTCCGGCCGGGCGCCGAGACCGGCCCCGAGGCGCTCGCGGCCTACTGCAAGGAGAGACTGGCCGCCTACAAGTATCCGCGCCAGGTGGAGATCCTGCCGGACCTGCCGAAGACGGCAAGTGGGAAGATCCTCCGTCGGGAACTTCGTTCCCGCGCACGGAACGGCCAGTAG
- a CDS encoding SDR family oxidoreductase produces MVEAVRDAGVVVTGAGGGIGAALARRFAAEGARVVVNDLDADKAKAVAEEIGGIAVPGDASVIVSEAREALGGTVDVYCANAGVGSGGTEAAKEKVWALAWDVNVMAHVRAAHELVPDWLERGSGRFVSTVSAAGLLTMIGAAPYSVTKHAAYSFAEWLSLTYRHRGLKVHAICPQGVRTDMLDATGSVGDLVLKPDAIDPEDVAEALFRGMAEDRFLILPHPEAGEYFQARAADPDRWLTSMNHLQQKWEAAR; encoded by the coding sequence ATGGTGGAAGCCGTGCGGGATGCGGGAGTGGTCGTCACCGGAGCGGGAGGCGGCATCGGCGCCGCACTGGCCCGCAGGTTCGCCGCCGAGGGCGCCCGGGTCGTCGTCAACGACCTGGACGCCGACAAGGCCAAGGCGGTCGCCGAGGAGATCGGCGGCATCGCGGTACCGGGCGACGCCTCCGTGATCGTCTCCGAGGCCCGCGAGGCGCTCGGCGGAACGGTGGACGTGTACTGCGCCAACGCGGGCGTGGGCTCCGGCGGCACCGAGGCGGCCAAGGAGAAGGTCTGGGCGCTGGCCTGGGACGTCAACGTCATGGCCCATGTGCGCGCGGCCCATGAGCTCGTCCCGGACTGGCTGGAGCGCGGCAGCGGCCGGTTCGTCTCCACCGTCTCCGCCGCCGGCCTGCTCACCATGATCGGCGCCGCCCCCTACAGCGTCACCAAGCACGCCGCGTACTCCTTCGCGGAGTGGCTGTCGCTGACGTACCGCCACCGCGGGCTCAAGGTGCACGCGATCTGCCCGCAGGGCGTGCGCACCGACATGCTGGACGCCACCGGCAGCGTGGGCGACCTCGTCCTCAAGCCGGACGCGATCGATCCGGAGGACGTCGCCGAGGCTCTCTTCCGGGGCATGGCCGAGGACCGCTTCCTGATCCTGCCGCACCCCGAGGCCGGCGAGTACTTCCAGGCGCGGGCCGCCGACCCCGACCGCTGGCTGACCAGCATGAACCACCTCCAGCAGAAGTGGGAGGCCGCCCGGTGA
- a CDS encoding DUF1343 domain-containing protein produces MKLSRRGLLHVSAAAAAVAATSVPAGATGQDGAGQSGNGPRGNGLRTGFEHLAADGYARLDGQRVGIVTNPTGVTRDVRHIVDVMHADPRVNLTAVFGPEHGFRGTAQAGGSEGRYDDPATGLPVYDTYLKSGSALADIFTASGVDTVVFDIQDAGARFYTYIWTLYDCMEAAALAGKRFVVLDRPNPVTGRAALGPVLHKEFATFVGRQPIAQAHGMTVAELARLYNGEFLSRPVPLETVLMTGWKRSDFFDASGLPWVPPSPNMPTPDTALVYSGTCLFEGTNLSEGRGTTRPFELLGADGIDGRWAEAANELALPGVRFREAYFAPTFSKFQGKTVGGVQIHVHDRAAYDPVRTGIALLATARKTWSGFAWRSDNWIDKLTGSTQVRTMLDAGAAPDEVVAAWQDELNAFRRVRKEYLLYN; encoded by the coding sequence ATGAAGCTGTCCAGACGAGGCCTGCTCCACGTCAGCGCCGCGGCCGCCGCCGTCGCGGCGACCTCCGTCCCGGCGGGGGCCACCGGGCAGGACGGAGCCGGGCAGAGCGGCAACGGGCCGCGCGGCAACGGCCTGCGCACCGGCTTCGAGCACCTCGCCGCGGACGGGTACGCCCGGCTCGACGGCCAGCGCGTCGGCATCGTCACCAACCCCACCGGCGTCACCCGCGACGTGCGCCACATCGTCGACGTCATGCACGCGGATCCGCGGGTGAACCTGACGGCCGTCTTCGGCCCCGAGCACGGCTTCCGCGGCACCGCGCAGGCGGGCGGCTCCGAGGGCCGCTACGACGACCCGGCGACCGGACTGCCGGTCTACGACACGTACTTGAAGAGCGGCAGCGCGCTCGCCGACATCTTCACCGCCTCCGGCGTGGACACCGTCGTCTTCGACATCCAGGACGCGGGCGCCCGCTTCTACACGTACATCTGGACCCTGTACGACTGCATGGAGGCGGCGGCGCTCGCGGGCAAGCGGTTCGTCGTGCTGGACCGGCCGAACCCGGTGACCGGGCGCGCGGCCCTCGGGCCCGTGCTGCACAAGGAGTTCGCCACGTTCGTCGGACGGCAGCCCATCGCGCAGGCGCACGGGATGACGGTCGCGGAGCTGGCGCGGCTGTACAACGGGGAGTTCCTGAGCAGGCCGGTGCCGCTGGAGACGGTGCTGATGACGGGCTGGAAGCGGTCGGATTTCTTCGACGCCTCGGGGCTGCCCTGGGTGCCGCCGAGCCCCAACATGCCCACTCCGGACACGGCGTTGGTGTACTCGGGGACCTGTCTGTTCGAGGGGACCAACCTGTCCGAGGGGCGCGGCACGACCCGGCCCTTCGAACTCCTGGGCGCCGACGGCATCGACGGCCGCTGGGCGGAGGCGGCCAATGAACTCGCGCTGCCCGGCGTGCGGTTCAGGGAGGCGTACTTCGCGCCCACCTTCTCCAAGTTCCAGGGCAAGACCGTCGGCGGCGTGCAGATCCATGTGCACGACCGGGCCGCGTACGATCCCGTGCGCACCGGCATCGCGCTGCTGGCGACGGCGAGGAAGACCTGGAGCGGTTTCGCCTGGCGGTCGGACAACTGGATCGACAAGCTCACCGGGTCCACGCAGGTCAGGACGATGCTCGACGCGGGCGCGGCCCCGGACGAGGTGGTGGCCGCCTGGCAGGACGAGCTGAACGCGTTCCGGCGGGTGCGGAAGGAATATCTGCTCTACAACTAA